Proteins encoded within one genomic window of Brassica rapa cultivar Chiifu-401-42 chromosome A09, CAAS_Brap_v3.01, whole genome shotgun sequence:
- the LOC103869078 gene encoding transcription factor TGA3 isoform X1 → MEMMSSSSSSTTQVVSLREMGMYEPFQQLSGWENAFNTIGTSNQNNNNNPSSSTVPEVEADDNNKANYTSMYNNSVEAEPSSNNDQDDDQINDKMKRRLAQNREAARKSRLRKKAHVQQLEESRLKLSQLEQELARARQQVSSSFLVIRFCVSYQRLSGFVFFLLQGLCVRNSSDSSYLGPAGTMNTGIAAFEMEYTHWLEEQNKRVSEIRTALQAHISDIELKMLVDICLNHYANLFRMKADAAKADVFFLISGMWRTSTERFFQWIGGFRPSELLNVVMPYIEPLTDQQLLEVRNLQQSSQQAEEALSQGLDKLQQGLVENIAVDIRVVESANHGAQMASAMENLQALEGFVNQADHLRKQTLQQMSKILTTRQAARGLLALGEYFHRLRALSSLWAARPRERT, encoded by the exons ATGGAG ATGATgagctcatcttcttcttctactacaCAAGTTGTATCATTGAGAGAGATGGGGATGTACGAACCGTTCCAACAGTTGTCTGGTTGGGAGAATGCTTTCAACACTATAGGTACTAGtaatcaaaacaacaacaacaatccgAGCTCTTCCACAGTTCCTGAGGTGGAAGCAGATGATAACAATAAG GCGAATTATACTTCTATGTATAATAACTCTGTTGAAGCAGAACCGTCTAGTAACAATGATCAGGACGATGACCAAATCAATGATAAG ATGAAACGGCGATTGGCTCAGAACCGAGAGGCTGCTCGCAAAAGCCGTTTGAGAAAGAAG GCACATGTCCAGCAGTTAGAAGAAAGCAGGTTAAAGTTATCACAGCTTGAGCAGGAACTTGCAAGAGCTAGGCAACAGGTTAGCTCAAGCTTCCTTGTTATAAGGTTCTGTGTTTCATATCAAAGACTCAGTGGCTTTGTTTTCTTTCTGTTACAGGGATTATGTGTACGCAATTCATCAGATTCTAGTTATCTTGGACCAGCTGGGACCATGAACACAG gAATTGCTGCATTTGAGATGGAATACACACACTGGCTAGAAGAACAGAACAAGAGAGTGAGCGAGATTCGAACAGCACTCCAAGCGCATATCAGCGACATTGAGCTCAAAATGCTCGTCGACATATGTTTAAACCACTACGCTAATCTCTTCCGCATGAAAGCTGATGCTGCAAAGGCTGATGTCTTCTTCTTGATATCCGGTATGTGGCGAACTTCAACCGAACGCTTCTTCCAGTGGATTGGAGGTTTCCGCCCTTCCGAGCTCTTAAAT GTTGTGATGCCATACATTGAGCCGTTAACTGATCAGCAGCTCTTGGAGGTGAGAAACTTACAACAGTCGTCTCAGCAAGCAGAGGAAGCTCTTTCTCAAGGCTTGGATAAACTTCAGCAAGGTTTGGTCGAGAACATTGCAGTTGACATAAGAGTTGTTGAGTCTGCGAATCACGGAGCTCAGATGGCTTCAGCTATGGAGAATCTTCAGGCGTTGGAGGGTTTTGTGAACCAG GCGGATCATCTGAGAAAGCAGACTCTGCAGCAAATGAGTAAGATCTTGACGACAAGGCAGGCTGCTAGAGGGTTGCTCGCTTTAGGAGAGTACTTCCACAGGCTCCGTGCGCTGAGTTCTCTTTGGGCAGCTCGTCCACGAGAACGCACTTAA
- the LOC103869078 gene encoding transcription factor TGA3 isoform X2 produces the protein MEMMSSSSSSTTQVVSLREMGMYEPFQQLSGWENAFNTIGTSNQNNNNNPSSSTVPEVEADDNNKANYTSMYNNSVEAEPSSNNDQDDDQINDKMKRRLAQNREAARKSRLRKKAHVQQLEESRLKLSQLEQELARARQQGLCVRNSSDSSYLGPAGTMNTGIAAFEMEYTHWLEEQNKRVSEIRTALQAHISDIELKMLVDICLNHYANLFRMKADAAKADVFFLISGMWRTSTERFFQWIGGFRPSELLNVVMPYIEPLTDQQLLEVRNLQQSSQQAEEALSQGLDKLQQGLVENIAVDIRVVESANHGAQMASAMENLQALEGFVNQADHLRKQTLQQMSKILTTRQAARGLLALGEYFHRLRALSSLWAARPRERT, from the exons ATGGAG ATGATgagctcatcttcttcttctactacaCAAGTTGTATCATTGAGAGAGATGGGGATGTACGAACCGTTCCAACAGTTGTCTGGTTGGGAGAATGCTTTCAACACTATAGGTACTAGtaatcaaaacaacaacaacaatccgAGCTCTTCCACAGTTCCTGAGGTGGAAGCAGATGATAACAATAAG GCGAATTATACTTCTATGTATAATAACTCTGTTGAAGCAGAACCGTCTAGTAACAATGATCAGGACGATGACCAAATCAATGATAAG ATGAAACGGCGATTGGCTCAGAACCGAGAGGCTGCTCGCAAAAGCCGTTTGAGAAAGAAG GCACATGTCCAGCAGTTAGAAGAAAGCAGGTTAAAGTTATCACAGCTTGAGCAGGAACTTGCAAGAGCTAGGCAACAG GGATTATGTGTACGCAATTCATCAGATTCTAGTTATCTTGGACCAGCTGGGACCATGAACACAG gAATTGCTGCATTTGAGATGGAATACACACACTGGCTAGAAGAACAGAACAAGAGAGTGAGCGAGATTCGAACAGCACTCCAAGCGCATATCAGCGACATTGAGCTCAAAATGCTCGTCGACATATGTTTAAACCACTACGCTAATCTCTTCCGCATGAAAGCTGATGCTGCAAAGGCTGATGTCTTCTTCTTGATATCCGGTATGTGGCGAACTTCAACCGAACGCTTCTTCCAGTGGATTGGAGGTTTCCGCCCTTCCGAGCTCTTAAAT GTTGTGATGCCATACATTGAGCCGTTAACTGATCAGCAGCTCTTGGAGGTGAGAAACTTACAACAGTCGTCTCAGCAAGCAGAGGAAGCTCTTTCTCAAGGCTTGGATAAACTTCAGCAAGGTTTGGTCGAGAACATTGCAGTTGACATAAGAGTTGTTGAGTCTGCGAATCACGGAGCTCAGATGGCTTCAGCTATGGAGAATCTTCAGGCGTTGGAGGGTTTTGTGAACCAG GCGGATCATCTGAGAAAGCAGACTCTGCAGCAAATGAGTAAGATCTTGACGACAAGGCAGGCTGCTAGAGGGTTGCTCGCTTTAGGAGAGTACTTCCACAGGCTCCGTGCGCTGAGTTCTCTTTGGGCAGCTCGTCCACGAGAACGCACTTAA
- the LOC103869234 gene encoding uncharacterized protein LOC103869234: MSAEMDRALLALSLKDDDDGPFTLPNLPQYFATERNACSLIGRLLNPEFQRLPKLIHELPRRWQKSERVRGIALTKEKFQFVFMHEHDLQEILEKGMQTFDDWGLAMDRWVEKPQPGFLQSVSIWVRISNIPVNHYTKEAISELGDLIGHVEKVLFDPEKPQRQDYVRVKIRIEVSKPLKKTRVLNLPGGEQTTIRYYYEKVQMRCFHCQRLTHAKERCPFLEHAQGSSDQSKGFMSISQTSLPQRVLEATDPLYGILKEDQVGINPLSGRPRIAPEILQEMRNYLLASSSEDRHVREQRVIASVKDAEMKLDSQRSVMQLIPTSLFTSVINKGKGIVVSDDNEGKMGHSSIPNPQPKLMAAAISSGQTMFNTTTNVFCKLSLPSLQQSQVNPTSSLITFTAEPSNSKEKAIRKPGRFKRIYNSRKKSQKLPQAHDHKEVTEGNVSKKRKAEDDLAGVSKAAKSNTPKMVPREGPSNA; this comes from the coding sequence ATGTCTGCTGAAATGGATAGAGCTCTCTTAGCCTTGTCTCtcaaagatgatgatgatggtccTTTCACTCTACCAAATCTACCGCAGTATTTCGCAACTGAAAGGAATGCATGCAGCTTAATAGGACGACTTCTTAACCCAGAATTTCAAAGACTGCCAAAATTGATCCACGAACTACCAAGGAGGTGGCAGAAGTCAGAAAGAGTCAGAGGAATTGCTTTGACTAAAGAAAAATTTCAGTTTGTGTTCATGCATGAACACGATCTTCAGGAAATTCTAGAAAAAGGCATGCAAACCTTCGATGATTGGGGATTAGCAATGGATCGATGGGTAGAGAAACCTCAGCCTGGATTCCTGCAATCAGTCTCGATCTGGGTCAGAATCAGCAACATTCCGGTTAATCATTACACCAAAGAAGCTATCTCTGAGCTTGGAGATCTTATCGGGCATGTTGAAAAGGTCTTATTTGATCCTGAAAAACCTCAGAGACAAGATTATGTTAGAGTTAAAATCAGGATTGAAGTCTCCAAACCACTAAAGAAAACAAGGGTCCTAAATCTCCCAGGTGGTGAACAGACAACAATTCGTTACTATTATGAAAAAGTTCAAATGCGATGCTTCCACTGTCAGAGATTAACGCATGCAAAGGAACGCTGTCCTTTTCTTGAACATGCTCAAGGATCTAGTGATCAGTCAAAGGGTTTCATGTCTATCTCTCAGACTTCTCTTCCGCAAAGGGTTCTTGAAGCTACTGATCCTCTGTATGGAATTTTAAAGGAAGATCAAGTCGGAATTAATCCTCTCTCGGGTCGCCCGCGTATTGCTCCTGAGATTCTACAAGAGATGCGCAATTATCTACTAGCTTCAAGCTCTGAAGACAGACATGTTCGTGAACAAAGGGTCATTGCTTCAGTGAAAGATGCAGAAATGAAACTGGATTCACAGAGATCAGTTATGCAACTCATCCCTACTTCGCTGTTCACTTCAgtcataaacaaaggaaaagGGATAGTTGTCTCTGATGATAATGAAGGAAAAATGGGACACTCTTCTATCCCGAACCCGCAACCTAAGTTAATGGCAGCAGCAATCTCATCAGGACAGACGATGTTTAACACTACAACCAACGTTTTCTGTAAATTGTCGCTACCATCACTTCAACAGTCTCAGGTGAATCCAACCAGCTCTCTGATTACTTTCACTGCTGAACCTTCTAACTCCAAAGAGAAGGCAATAAGGAAGCCAGGAAGATTCAAAAGAATTTACAACTCTCGTAAGAAGTCTCAGAAGTTACCTCAAGCTCATGATCACAAAGAGGTGACTGAAGGAAATGTGAGCAAGAAAAGGAAAGCTGAAGATGATTTGGCAGGTGTATCCAAAGCTGCAAAGAGCAATACACCAAAGATGGTCCCGCGTGAGGGACCGTCCAACGCGTAA
- the LOC103869079 gene encoding uncharacterized protein LOC103869079, with amino-acid sequence MSLDGSGLGGMAMAEAYTARKFHRENMKILTASTATTVGGGIGDNGGGYSRWFWGKLSTKKNSPKVCDIITIE; translated from the coding sequence ATGTCGCTAGACGGATCAGGATTAGGAGGGATGGCTATGGCGGAGGCTTACACCGCAAGGAAGTTTCACAGAGAGAACATGAAGATTTTAACGGCAAGCACAGCCACAACCGTCGGTGGAGGAATAGGAGACAACGGTGGAGGATACAGCCGGTGGTTCTGGGGAAAGCTGAGCACCAAGAAAAACTCGCCCAAAGTTTGTGATATTATAACTATAGAATAA